The Mycoplasmopsis arginini genome contains the following window.
TTAAATCTTTTAATGGTGGAACATTTGAAAGCAAATATTATGTTACAAATTCAAATAAAAAACTTATAACTATTAAAAATATTGATGATAGCGGTTTTAACACTAATAATGTTTCACAACTTTCAGAAGAAAAAGCAGATAATAAATATCTATTATCAATCGGCGATATTGTTTTAACTATGACTGGAAACATAGGGCGTTCAGGGATAGTCGATGAAAATAATTGTTATTTAAATCAGAGAGTACTTAAAATAACATCGGATTCTTCTAGCTATCTTTTTGCGTATCTACATAAATATAAAAAAGAAATTATTCAGTTAGGCAAAGGAACCGCTCAACTCAATTTATCATTAGATGATTTAAAAGAATTGAAAGTTTTTAATTCCTATAATGAAATTACATCCTTTAAAAAATATGATTGTCTATACAGTTCTTTATTAAATTGTAAATTGGTAATCAAAAAAGCTAAGCAAATTAAACAATTATTACTATCAAAATATTTCTAGCTAATTAACACTATAGGAAGTGTCGATGATTTACTTGAAAATTTGGTAAAACAAAACGAAAAAATCATTCAAATTGGTCTAATAAAAATCAATAAATTAAATAATATTCAAACTAAAAATCTTTCTGAAATAGTCGAATTCTCTAAAGGATGCGAAGTTGGTTCATCGAATTATAGCGATATTAAGAAAGATAATATGATTAATTATTTAAGAGTGGGCGATTTAAATGCCATCGGTACTACCCATGTTAAATTAGATAACGAACTAGTTATTTCTAAATTCGATGATATATTATGTGCATTTGATGGTGCGCCAGGAAGAAATAATATTGGACTAGTTGGTGCTTATTCATCTGGTATTTATAATCTTAAATGTAATGATATTAATAAAGGATTGGTTTATTTTGGAATAAATAGTGATTTGAATCAGAAAATTATAGCTGATCATTCACAAGGCACTACAATATTACATGCTTCTAAATCAATTCAACATTTACAATATGCTGACATTGGACTAGAAGATAAAATGTATTTGAACTCATTATTTAAATTATTATTACAAAATAAAAAGAAGATTGAATATTTGAAAAATATAAAATCCAATCTCCTTAATAAATATTTTTAATTACCAATCTATTATTTTATCAACAATAGCTTGTTGCTCTTCACTGGTTTTACGAAGATATATCCTTGTTGTTTCAATGGACTCATGGCCCATTAAATCAGCCAACAAGGCTATATCTTTTCTTTTTTCTAGAAAGTTTTTTGCGAATCTATGCCTAAAAGAATGGGGATAAATGACTTTTAGATTCATTTTTAATTTTTCACCAAGTGCCTTTAATTGGTGAGCAATCCCTCTTGTAGTTATTTGTTTACCATTTTTATTTAAAAATAGATAGCCTTCGATTCTTCCAATAGAATCATAATATTCTATTGCTTTTATACGAAGCCTTTTTGGTATGAATATCCTTCGTATTTTACCTGATTTAGTATATAAATCGATATATCCACGTTTTAGATGTTCGTATTTAAATTGAATTAATTCTGATACACGAGCTCCAGTTGCGCCCAAGAATCGTGCAACGAAATACCATTCAAGATTGCCATCTTTAATAAGTTTATTCTTGAAAAATTCATAATCAGCGTCACTTATTACATTTTCAAGATAACTTTTTTGTTGAACTTTGATATATTTTAGTTTCAACTTATCTTTACCGATAAATTCAAGATATTTATTTATACCTTGAATTCTTAAATTAACTGTTTTACCTTTATATTTGTCAACCAAGACAGCTTTAAAGGCTAATAAATTTTGTTTTGTGATTTCATCAAAATCTCTATTATACATTTCTACAGCTGTTTCATATGCATCAATTGTATTTTTAGATAAATTTTGATGAAGTAAGAAATTTTTAAAATCTTTCATATGATACCTCCTAATTATTTGAAGGTATATCACATACTAAAAGTATTTATCTAATAATTGAGATTTTATTTCTTTTAGTTTGTTTATTTTTCTTCTTAATAATGATAATTCATCGATATAATAATGATATTTTAATTCATAATCATTTAGTTCATTATCATCTAATAAAGGCACTAATATTTTAATGAAAGTATCATTATTAACACCAGCCATTGTTGTTCCAACTGAATTTAAATCACGCTGAAGATTAAAATCATTTGAAATTATAATAGCAGAAAGAAAAGTTAAAGGAAGTTTTTTAGATGCTTCTAATCCTAAGAATCCTGTTGATAATATATAATTGTCAATTAAATCAATGTCATTATTAGTAATTATTAGTTTTTTATTAGAGCCTTTCATTTTAGCAAATCATACACTATTTTTTACTGGTTGCATATTTGCTCTAGAAGGTCTCTTGTTATAACTAATAATTTCACCTTCAGAAATGTTGTTGATACCTTCTATGGTAGAAGTATCCACATACACCTTAGTTTTGTCAAATAAAGTTATTCCTGATTTAATTATGTTTGGATTGTGATATTCAAATGTCGTTTTATCAGGATATTTTTTTAATGAAATATCCAATATTTCGCATATTTTGTTGATTCTTGACTGATAATTTTCAAGTAAATCATCGACACTTCCTATAGTGTTAACTATGTGTTGTTGTAGGGCATAATCAACAACCGGAATTAATAAATCCCCATATTGCTCTGCATTGATATTATTACGAGTGCTTCCAGTGAATAAAGACGAAACTTGGTTCCAATAAGATTTGCTTTGACAGTAGTATCCCAAATATTGAGGATTAATCAAAGTGGGATCAATAGAGAATTTTATTAAGAATCCGGCAAACACAGTATTTGGCTTTATATTTTTACAAAAAAAATTTCTGCCAGTACTATTGCCAGTTCTTGCAAATACTATATCATTTTTATTCAAAACATATTTATTCCAATTTTTATAAAGATTTGGATTAATGCATGTTTCCAATGTGTAAGGTGCATATCCGTTATCATCAATATCTGTAATTCTTAGATATTGTGGATATTTTGAATTATAATCACATGATGATGCTCCAATGCCATAAACACCTTTATTTGGATTTGATAAATTTTTAATTTTTTGATAGTTCATAACTATATGAGAACATTTAAAATAAAAGAGATTTCTGAAATTATAAATGGTGCTACACCTTCAACTAGTAATCCTTTATATTGGGATGGAAGTATTCCTTGGATTACGCCAAAAGATTTAACAGATTTTCATAATCGCTATATAAATAGCGGTCATTCTTTTATTACAGAAGAAGGGTATAAAAG
Protein-coding sequences here:
- a CDS encoding restriction endonuclease subunit S is translated as MLDKSESDKTNTFGYVFKSFNGGTFESKYYVTNSNKKLITIKNIDDSGFNTNNVSQLSEEKADNKYLLSIGDIVLTMTGNIGRSGIVDENNCYLNQRVLKITSDSSSYLFAYLHKYKKEIIQLGKGTAQLNLSLDDLKELKVFNSYNEITSFKKYDCLYSSLLNCKLVIKKAKQIKQLLLSKYF
- a CDS encoding restriction endonuclease subunit S; translation: MNYQKIKNLSNPNKGVYGIGASSCDYNSKYPQYLRITDIDDNGYAPYTLETCINPNLYKNWNKYVLNKNDIVFARTGNSTGRNFFCKNIKPNTVFAGFLIKFSIDPTLINPQYLGYYCQSKSYWNQVSSLFTGSTRNNINAEQYGDLLIPVVDYALQQHIVNTIGSVDDLLENYQSRINKICEILDISLKKYPDKTTFEYHNPNIIKSGITLFDKTKVYVDTSTIEGINNISEGEIISYNKRPSRANMQPVKNSVWFAKMKGSNKKLIITNNDIDLIDNYILSTGFLGLEASKKLPLTFLSAIIISNDFNLQRDLNSVGTTMAGVNNDTFIKILVPLLDDNELNDYELKYHYYIDELSLLRRKINKLKEIKSQLLDKYF
- a CDS encoding tyrosine-type recombinase/integrase; its protein translation is MKDFKNFLLHQNLSKNTIDAYETAVEMYNRDFDEITKQNLLAFKAVLVDKYKGKTVNLRIQGINKYLEFIGKDKLKLKYIKVQQKSYLENVISDADYEFFKNKLIKDGNLEWYFVARFLGATGARVSELIQFKYEHLKRGYIDLYTKSGKIRRIFIPKRLRIKAIEYYDSIGRIEGYLFLNKNGKQITTRGIAHQLKALGEKLKMNLKVIYPHSFRHRFAKNFLEKRKDIALLADLMGHESIETTRIYLRKTSEEQQAIVDKIIDW